AAGCGTCCGGCAATCGGGTGCTCACCATGGCCTATCTGGACGGCTTGGATTGGATGGCCGCACAACAGGCCGACCAGGACCTCAAAGATGTTTGGGTGGAGACGATCTGGCGTTTCAGCACCGGATCGTTTCGGCACGCGAATCTGTTTCACGCCGACCCGCATCCGGGCAACTATCGGTTCGGGATGGACGGGTCCGTCGGTTTTGTCGACTTCGGTTGCATCAAGGTGGTGCCCGAGTCCTTGCGCTATCGGCTCGTGCAGATGATTCGCGCGGCCGCCGAGGAACGGCGCGAAGACCTACGCCAGCTGATGGTCGACGCCGGATACTTCGCCGCCGACGCCCCACTGTCTGCTGACGACGTCTTTCAGTGGCTCGGGGCGACCGTGCAGGACATCCGAGGCGCTCAGCCGGTGACATTTACCCGAGAGATATCGAACAGCGCGACCCGTTCCCTGCTGAACTTCCAGACGCTGCATCAGATGTCGATACCCAGCGATCTGATATTCCTGGCCCGGATCAATCTGAACATCAGCGCGCTGTCGGCAACGCTCCACGCGACGGTGCACACGCACGCACTGCTCGATGATCTCGACGGCGTGGCCGAACCCGTTTCCCCACTAGGTAAACAGCATGTCGGGTGGGTCCGCGAGCGAGGTCTGCCCTTCGGATTGGATCACCATGACCACTGCTAACCCCATCGCACCCCGGATTCCCTGGGACTCACGGGATCCCTACCGCTACTACGAAAACCTGCGGGCCCGCGGCGACGTGGTCTGGGACGACAATGCCGGAACCTGGGTCGTTCTGGGCTATCACCCGGCCCGCGAGGTTCTGGGTGGCACCGGATGGTCGAGCGACCCCCTCGCCAGCCCGCAGATGCGGGCCTCGGTCCCCGAGTACCTCGACCTGTCCGACTTCGGCAGAAACATGCTCTTCGTCGACGGACCCGACCACACCGAGCTCAGGGGCGCCGTCCGCGACGTATTCACCCCGGGTTTCATCGCCGGTCTGCGCGAAGGCGTGCAATCCATCACCGCTCAGGTCGTCGAATATCCGCAAGCTGGAGAAACTTTCGACTTCATGACCGATATCGCCCTGCCGTTGCCGATCGCGATCATCGGCGAATGGCTCGGCCTGGACGATGCGGCCTCAGCCGTCCTTCGCCAGGAGTCCCCGATCATCATCCAGATGCTCGGGGCCTTCGCCGACGTCGAGACTGTCCTCGCCGGCACCTCCGCGGGCGCGACCCTCGCTACCGAACTTCTGCCGCTGGCCGCGGACCGCCGCGTACACCCCGGAGACGACCTTCTCAGCCTGATCGCATCCGATATCAACCTGTCGCTGGAAGACGTGGTCACCATGGCGTTGATGATCGCCATCGCGGGTCATGAGACGACGGCAAACCTACTGGGCGCGAGCATGCTTCGACTGCTTGCCCCACGCCCCCATGGCCTTCGGCTAGCCGACGAGATCGACCCCGGCGACCCGGCGGTCGTTACTGAACTGCTCCGGCTCGACGGTCCGGTGCAGGGCACCGCGCGCGTTGCGACCGAGGACCACAATCTGGCCGGGCACATGATCCGGGAGGGCCAGACGGTGCTCATCGCGATTGCCGCCGCAAACCGCGATCCGCAGGTGTTCGTCGATCCCGCGGAGTTCCGGCTGGGCCGCAAGAGCACCCCACCGCTGGCCTTCGGATATGGCGCACACCATTGCCTGGGCTCGGCGTTGGCCAAGCTGGAGACCACGGTGGCCATCGGTGAAATCCTGGCGCGCGGGCCCGAGGTGATTGGCCCCGTCAGCTGGCGGGGCGCCCCCGCCATCCGGGGACCGCGCAGCATCCCCATGCGGTTTCACAGGTAGTTTGCGTTCCCGACAGTTCCACGCAGACATTTCATGGGTGTGCGGGCAGGTATGGGCATATTGTGTGGAAATGCTCGTCAAAGCGGTCCGCAGCGGGTTGTAGGCCAGCGTGTTGCGACTCATCTTCACAGCGAATGACCTTGCTTTGACGAGGTTTCTGCCTATGCCTGCGCCATTGTTGGAGATGAAGTTCGCCACACGAGCACTACGGCAAGGTATTCGCACACCGTGGGGCGAGCGGTGGCGTTGTCGCGCACTGGCAGCATTTCCCATCGCGGCAGCACCGGGACGTACAGTGGTGAGCCACTTTTCATGGTCACTGTCGCCCACCGTGCTGGGCGACAGCTTCGATGAGGGTATGCGGTCCATCGAAAAGCTGAATCGCCAGCAGGCGCTGGCAGAGTTGGCCGTCTTCGAGCGCGGCCCCACCGAAGGTGCCGGGGCGCCACCGTATCTCCGGCATGCCATCGCCGGTGATCACGAAGCCACTGTGGCATTGGGGCGCATGACGAAAGGCGCCTACAAAGCGGTGCTGGAACCGTACTGGCCCGACATCCAGGCGAACCATCAGATTGAACTCGTGCGGCAGGGACGCGTGATGGCGCGCCACGGTGTGCGGGCCGCCCTCGGCAAGATTGTCCCCGGCGCACGATGGAATGGCGACTGCCTAGAGATCGACAGTCCCCAACGCACCACCATCGCGCTGCGTGGCCGCGGCATCGTGTTGACGCCCAGCGTTTTCTGGGCGGGACCACCCCTGGTCGGTGAGCTCGGCGAGCAACCGGTCGTCCTGGCGTACCCCGCCCCCATCGATTTGCCCCTCAGTGTCGGTGCTGAATCCGACCCACTCGCGGCAATACTCGGATCGACCCGCGCCGCGGTACTGCGCGTGCTGACCGCGGAGCACACCACCGGTGATATCGCCCGCAACCTCGGGATCAGCCCCGCATCAGCGTCCGAACACACCTCGGCTCTGCGGCAAGCACGCTTGGTGCGCAGCCGCCGTGACGGTAAAGCGGTCATCCACGACGCCACCGCCCTGGGCCTTGACCTGATCGATGCAAACCGCCGGTAGCTGGCGTTTCATCGGCAGAGATCACAACACGAGAGCCACTCCGATAACAGATGTGCGCGCCACTGTTGACAACTGACGTTGTTAACGTCTCCAATGAGGAGGAAGCGAACCGCTCCCTGGGAGGCAACGATGCCAAGCACAGCTGCACACGCCGCAACATCACGCTCGGCGGGCATGCCGCCACGCGGTGATGCCAAAGCCCGAATCTGGCGCCGCGGAGACGGTGCCACTCCCGCCGGTCAACGCACCGGCCCCGACGGACACCCGGATTACGGCTACTTCGGCCCCGGCTCAGTGACCTGGAAGGTGTTTCTGCATCCCTCGGTGGCACCGATGATCGTGCTGGTGACCGCCCTCCTGGAGGGCAGCCATGAGGGGCTGCAGGCCGTCGAGATCAACCACGATCCGGTGTTCACCAAGAGCAAGCGCAATCAGGTCGACTTCGACGACACCGTCAAGCGCATCCAGCGCACCGCCGGCGTCCCGATACCGATCATCTTCGGCGACACCGCAAGTGCCGACGCGCTCGCCGCGCACCTGCGTCACTATCACCGCAACATGAAGGGTGTCATTCCCGGCACCGACCGGCCCTACGACGCGCAGGGCCCGGCCCTGGTGCTCTTCGCGCATGTGACGATCATGCATGCGGCGCTACGGATCTACGAGAACACTCCCGCGCCGGGGCGTCTTATCCCCCGGCGCCTCCCTAAAGCCGAACGCGACCAATTCTTCTTGGAAGTCAAGACATTCGCCGAACTCATGGGAGCCGACCCGGACACGGTACCGGTGACCTCCGAGGAGGTGGAGGCCTATTACGACTCGATCGAATCCGAATACCGGATGGTCAAAGGTTTTGTGCCGGGCGGCATGCGATTCGCTTTGTCGGTGATCAGAAACGCACGAGGCTTCGGCGGACTGACGGCGGCGGCGGTTGCCGCGATCACCCTCGTCACCGCCGTGCCGTCTGTTGCCGTGGTGCCGCCAAAGGTGCGGCGCCATTTGGGGATTCCCCGCATCGCCGACCCGGTGCTGGCCCTGCTGCTACGGGTGGCGCAGCCTGCCTTTGTGCCGTTCACACTCGAGCCGTTGGCTCGCGAGATCTCGAGACTGTTCATCGGTGATGACGGTATTACGTTGGGAGAGAACGCCCGCGAGCTTATGGAGCAGTCCGCCTAGGCCCTCACACCCGGAGCGCGGTGAACGGCGCGATCGGAATCAGCCTGATGACAAACCAGGCCGCGAACACCACCAGGATGATGGACGCGACCCATCCACGCAGCCATGGCGGATTCCAATCAGCGGCCCCCCGCCAGCGGCTGCGCGTCCACGCGACAAAACAGACCGCGAGGAACCCCAAGGCCACCAAGGCAACCGCGTTGTAGCGCAGTGCTGCCAGCACGTCACCGTGCATCAACGAGTAGACCATCCGCAGACCACCGCACGCGGGACAGTCAAGGCCGGTGAGGGCCTTGAATGGGCACACCGGAAGCACTCCCCCGGGCGTTGTCGGGTCTCCGAGCCAGATCGCCGCACAACCCGCGACAGCCACCGCACCCACGGCTACGGGTGCGGCGAGTCGGGAGGCGACGGTGGACGGACGGGAGGTGGTCATCGATTTCCAGTATCCACCGAGGACGGCTAGGGCAGCGAGCTTTCTCCATCTCCCGACGGCTGTCCCGACAAGGCACCCCCACGTTCATACTCGCGGATTGTCTTCCTGATGTGTTCAGCTGCCACCGTATAGATGTCAACCACAGATTTGATATCCCGGCGAATTCCATCTTTGCCGGCCTCAAACGTTGTTACGAACTTGACGCTCTTGCCGTTCAGATGCAACCGAATGATCGGCTTTCGGTTGTTGTTGTCCAACAGGATCGCAAAGTACGACTTCCCATCTCGATGATGGATGCGCTCTGGGCCTACTTCCGAAACCGCAATTGCACGAACAATGTTGAATCCTTCCAGCTCTTCGTCCGTGGTCACGATGTCGGGATCGGCGGTGTCAGTAGCTTCGCCGGGAAGCTCTGCGGTGACTGCCTGTCCAACAGCGGCATACGCCCGCGTGGGCGGTGAAACGAGTTCAGTCGACCGATTCGGGTCTGGGGCATCATCGCCCAGTGCGGTCTTAAGCCGACTGTTCACCTGATCACCGACGTACTGGTTCAGTGCCTTGGCGACCAGCGGGCGAAACTGTTCCAGGATTCGTTGGGTGGTTCGTCCCTCGTATATGCGATTCACGAAGAATCTCACCCATTCCTCTGAAGGGTCCTTCACTTCGGCAGCGATGATCCGACGGATACCTCCTATGTACTTCAGTTCTTCGGCGGCGCTGACAACAGAATCGATGTCGAACGATTCCTTCGAAAACTTCTGAATCTCGGGGACCAAAGTGCGATCGATGTCAAGCAGGTCGAATATGAGGAATGGCTTCTCGTCCATACGATTCGGAAGGTCGCCATCGGTGTAGACGTGATATTGCTGACCGTTGGTCAAAATCGCAATCCGAGCAGAGGTCACGGCGAAGTACCGGAACAACTGTGATGCGTAGCGAAGGTCTAGCGGATCACCAATCTTCTTGCATTCAATGAGAATCTGGACCTGACCGTCTTTGAAGATCGCGTAGTCGACCTTCTCACCCTTCTTCACACCGACATCAGCGATGAATTCGGGCACTACCTCCGACGGGTCAAATACGTCGTAACCGAGCACGTTCGATATGAACGGCATGATGAAGGCATTCTTGGTTGCTTCTTCAGTCTGCACCGAATCTCTGGTATCGCGAATCTTCTTCGCTAAGCCCGCAAGCCCATCTGAAAACGCCATAGAATCCGCCCCTCAATCGAAACCCGTGCCATACCCCTCAAGGTCGCTGCTGAGCACCCTAAACGAAGTACACGACAGAGCGCCCCCGAATGACCGACAGGTTTGATGGAGGCCGAAATGACTTCGAGAGTCAACAGACCCCGCACGCAAAAGCCCCCGACACTCCGTGGAGTGCGGGGGCCTTGCGTTCAGATAAACAGAGACTAAGCGGTCTCGGTGATCGGCCGATCGACCCAGCTCATCAGGTCGCGCAGCTTCTTGCCGGTGACCTCGATCGGGTGCTCGGCGTTCTCCTTGCGCAGGCCCTCAAGCTCCTTGTTGCCGCCCTCGACGTTGGCGACGAGGCGCTTGACGAAGGTGCCGTCCTGGATGTCCGTGAGGATGTCCTTCATCCGCTGCTTGGTGCCGGCGTCGATGACACGCGGACCCGACAGGTACCCACCGAACTCCGCGGTGTCGGACACCGAGTAGTTCATGCGGGCGATGCCGCCCTCGTACATCAGGTCGACGATCAGCTTGAGCTCGTGCAGCACCTCGAAGTACGCCATCTCAGGGGCGTATCCGGCCTCGACCATGACGTCGAACCCGGTCTTGACCAGTTCCTCGGTGCCACCGCAGAGCACGGCCTGCTCACCGAACAGGTCGGTCTCGGTCTCTTCCTTGAAGTCGGTCTTGATGACGCCGGCGCGGGTGCCACCAATGCCCTTGGCATAGGACAGCGCGAGGGCCTGGCCCTCACCCTTGGGGTCCTGGTGCACGGCGATGAGCGCGGGCACACCCTTGCCATCGACGAACTGACGACGCACCAGGTGGCCGGGGCCCTTGGGGGCGACCATGGCAACGGTGACGTTGGCCGGGGGCTTGATCAGACCGAAGTGGATGTTCAGGCCGTGACCGAAGAACAGCGCGTCGCCGTCCTTGAGGTGCGGCTCGATCTCCTTAGAGAAAATCTCGGCCTGCGCGGTGTCGGGCGCCAGAATCATGATGACGTCGGCCCACTTGGCGACCTCTTCGGGAGTGTCGACCTCAAGACCCTGCTCAGTGACCTTGTCGCGCGACTTCGAACCCTCGCGCAGACCGACCTTCACCTGAACGCCGGAGTCGCGCAGGCTCAGCGAGTGCGCGTGTCCCTGGCTGCCGTACCCGATAACGCCGACCTTGCGGCCCTGAATCAGGGTGAGGTCCGCATCATCGTCATAGAACATCTCAACTGCCACAGTGCTTTTCCCTTCTTACCTTCTCTTTTAAGTATTACTTGGCGGCGGCGATGGACCGCGGGCCGCGCGACAGCGCGACCACGCCGGATTGCACGATCTCCCGAATACCGTACGGGTCGAGCATCCGCAGCAGTGCATCCAGCTTGGACTGGGTGCCCGTCGCCTCGATGGTCACCGACTCCGGCGATACATCCACGACCTTGGCACGGAACAGGTTCACCACCTCGATGACCTGCGCCCGCACCGTCGCATCGGCGCGCACCTTGACGAGCATCAGCTCGCGGGCCACCGAATTCTCCTCGTCCTGTTCGACGATCTTGATCACGTTGATGAGCTTGTTGAGCTGCTTGGTGACCTGTTCGAGCGGAAAATCGTCGACGGTGACGACGATTGTCATGCGCGAAATACCTTTGAGCTCCGTCGGACCCACCGCCAACGATGCGATGTTGAAGCCACGACGGGAGAACAGTGCGGCGACACGGGCGAGCACACCGGGACGGTCCTCGACCAGAACGCTCAGAGTGTGGGTGCTGGTCATCGTGACCCTTCCTGCTCCGCAGTTTCATCATCGTCGAACAGCGGTCGGATGCCCCGCGCCGCCTGGATCTCGTCATTGCTGGTGCCCGCCGCGACCATCGGCCACACCTGGGCGTCGGCACCGACGATGAAGTCGATGACCACCGGGCGATCGTTGATGGCCCGTGCCTCTTCGATCACCTTGGCGACGTCCTCTTCACGCTCGCAACGCAATCCGACGCAGCCAAGCGCCTCGGCCAGCTTCACGAAATCGGGGATGCGGCGCGAGTGTGTGGCCAAGTCGGTCTGCGAGTAGCGCTGCTCGTAGAACAGCGTCTGCCACTGACGCACCATGCCCAGGTTGCCGTTGTTGATGAGCGCCACCTTGATGGGCACGCCCTCGATGGCGCAGGTGGCCAGCTCCTGGTTGGTCATCTGGAAGCAGCCGTCACCGTCGATGGCCCACACCTCGGCCTCGGGCCGCGCCATCTTGGCACCCATGGCCGCGGGAACCGCGAAGCCCATGGTGCCCAGGCCACCGGAGTTGAGCCAGGTACGCGGGTTCTCGTACTTCACGAACTGCGCGGCCCACATCTGGTGCTGCCCAACGCCCGCCACGTAGACCGCGTCGGGTCCGGCGATCTTGCCCAACGTCTCGATGACGAACTCCGGGCCCAGGCTGCCGTCGTGCTGTGCGTCGTATCCCAGCGGGTAGGTCGCGCGGATACCCGAGAGGTACTCCCACCACTCGGACAGATCGGTGGTCGCACCCGTCGCACGGTCGTTCCGGATGGCTTCGGTCAGCTCGGCGATGACGTTCTTCACGTCGCCGACGATCGGCACATCCGCATGGCGGTTCTTACCGATCTCGGCGGGGTCGATATCGGCGTGAATCACCTTGGCGTCCGGCGCGAACGAGTCCAGCTGCCCGGTGACGCGGTCGTCGAAGCGCGCGCCCAGGGTGATCAGCAGATCGCTGCGCTGCAGTGCTGCCACCGCGCCGACGGTGCCGTGCATTCCGGGCATACCCATGTGCAGCTCGTGGCTGTCGGGGAATGCACCGCGCGCCATAAGGGTGGTGACGACGGGGATGCCGGTCAGTTCGGCCAATTCCTTGAGTTCCGGGGATGCGTCCGCGCGGATGACACCGCCACCGACGTACAGCACCGGACGCTTGGCGGCGGCGATGAGCCGAACCGCCTCACGGACCTGCTTGCCGTGCGGCTTGGTGACGGGCTTATAGCCGGGCAGGTAGATCTGCGGCGGCCAGCTGAACGTGGTCTGCGCCTGCAGCACGTCCTTGGGGATATCGACGAGCACCGCACCGGGACGGCCGCTCTGGGCGATGTAGAAAGCCTCGGCGATGACCCGCGGGATGTCCTCGGCGTTGTTCACCAGGAAGTTGTGCTTGGTGATCGGCATGGTGATGCCGGAGATGTCGGCTTCCTGGAAGGCGTCAGTGCCGATGAGGCCCCGCCCCACCTGCCCGGTGATCGCGACCACCGGGATGGAATCCATCTGCGCGTCGGCCAACGGGGTGACCAGGTTGGTGGCACCCGGGCCAGAAGTGGCCATCATGACGCCGACCTTGCCGCTGGCGTGGGCGTACCCGCTGGCGGCGTGCCCGCCACCCTGCTCGTGCCGCACCAGGACATGCCGGACCTTCACCGAGTCGTACAGCGGGTCGTACACGGGCAGCACCGCACCGCCGGGAATACCGAAGATGACCTCGACACCGAGCTCCTCAAGCGAGCGCACTACCGACTGCGCGCCGGTGACGCGCTGGGGTGCGACGGTGTTCGCTTCCGGAGCTGCTGCTGGGGCCGGCCCAGAAGCAGAAGCCGGCTTGGGCTTTGCAGGTGCACTCATGGTGGTCTGTCCTCTTGTTGTGTCCGTGCTGAAAACCTATGGCAACAAAAAACCCCCGCCAGCGGTCTGCTGTACGAGGGTTGCGCGTCGAGTGTGCGCGAGTTGCCTTGGACTCGGGCTACGCGTCGACGCGCATACCGATTACTACGAGCAAGGCGGGGTTGTTCACACCGCGTACGGTAGTCGTTTCTGGAGGTCCGAGTCAAATCCCTGCTAGGGGCGGCTTCGCCGAGCGTGAAGCCACTGAGTTCCGGGCCGAATTCTCGCCCTGGCCTCACCGTCGGGGACAATGGAGGGATGACCGAGGAGAAGCGCACAGTCATCAGGACGTCGCCGATGGCGCATTTCATGTCCGGGTTCCTGGCGCTCGGCATCCTGACGTTCGTCCTGTACCTCCCGGTCCTCGCGCCGCTGCTGCTGATCCCCGCCGCCATGTCCTATGCCATCTTCCGGTATCGGACCGCAGTCGACACCGAATCAGTGCAGGTACGAACGCTGGCAAGCACCCGGACGCTGCCGTGGACAGAGGTCAAGGGCCTCGGATTCGACAGGCACGCCTGGGCACGCGCCGAACTCGTCGACGGCACCTCGCTGCGTCTCCCGGCGGTCACCTTCTCGACGCTGCCGATCCTGTCGGCGGCCAGCAATGGCCGGGTGCCGAATCCGTACCAAGGGGTTCAGCGCTAGGCGGCCAAACGGTCCTGCATGCCCCACGGGGCACCGAAGGTATTGAGCCGGTCCAGGAACGGGAGACTGTCGAAGGCCTCCGGCCCCAGCACACCGGTGCCGCTCCACGCACCCTCGGCGAGCAGTTCCAGGGCCACCACCGGGTTCACGGCGGTCTGCCACACGACACATTGCGCACCGTCGCGTGCCATCGTCCACTCGTTGTCGACGACGTGATGCAGGTAGACCTCGCGGGGCTTGCCGTCCTTACCGGTCCCAGTCACCCACAGACCCGCACAGGTGGCCCCGCGCATCAGATGCCCCAGCCCGGCCGGGTCCGGTAGGCACGCCGCCACCACATCACGAGGACTCACCGCGGCGGCGCGGCCGTCGGCGTGCACGCTGACCGGGTCGGTGCTGTCCAGCCCGACCAGGCGCAGGGTGCGCAGCACGTTGATGAATTCGGCGCCGAGGCCGTATTTGAATGTCACCCGCCGGGCATTCACCCAGCGCGGCATGAGCACCACTTCCTCGTGCTCGACGTTGACGCATTCGACGGGGCCGATGCCTCCGGGGAAGTCGAAAACCTCCGGTTCGCTGAACGGTTCGGTGGTGAAGAACCCCTTGTTGCGTTCCCAGATCAGGGGCGGATTCAGGCATTCCTCGATGGTCGTCCAGATCGAGAAGGACGGCGCGAATCGGTATCCCTGCACTTCGAGATTGGATCCGTCGCGAGTGCCCAGCTCGTCGATCTCGGAGAACAGATGGTCGGCGGCGTACCGCGCGAACACGTCGCTCAGGCCCGGCTCGACCCCGATACCGACCAAGGCCAACAGCCCTGCGGCTTCCCATTTTTCGGCCGCGGCGAACTGCTCATCGCCCAGCATAACCCCGGGCAGTTCGTACGGTCTTTCCGGATGGCGATGCGACAGACTCATCGCCATGTCGAGGTAGGTCACGCCTGCCGCGAAGCACCCGTCGAACACACTCATCACGAATCGAGGGTCGACCGCGTTGAGCGCGTGGGTGATTCGATGCTCCCGGCACAGCGCCGCGACATCGTCAGCCGAGGAGGCGTCGATGCGGGCCGCCGTGAATCGGGGATCACCGAGCCGATCCACCACCGCCTGCGCCCGGGCCATGTCATAGTCCGCGATCACCAGCGCCTCGAAGAACTCGCGACGGGCCGCGATGAACGCGGCCGCGCTGCCCACTCCCCCGGCACCCACGATGAGAATTCGCATGTCTATAACCGCGCCCACGCCTCGGTGAGCACCCCGCGCAGGATCTGCTCGATCGCATCGAACTCCTGCTTCCCCGAAATCAGCGGCGGTGCAAGCTGAATCACCGGGTCGCCGCGGTCGTCGGCGCGACAGTACAGGCCAGCATCCCAGAGCGCGGCAGACAGGAAGCCGCGCAGCAGCCGCTCGCTCTCCTCGCCGCTGAACGTCTCCTTGGTCGTCTTGTCCTTGACCAATTCGATTCCATAGAAGTACCCCTCACCGCGCACGTCACCGACGATCGGCAGGTCGTGGAGCTTCTCCAGGGTGGCCCGGAACACCGGGGCGTTCTCATGCACCCGATCGTTGAGGCCCTCCCGTTCGAAGATATCGAGGTTGGCAAGAGCCACCGCCGCCGAAACAGGATGTCCGCCAAAGGTATATCCGTGCGGGAAGGTGGTCTTACCGTCGTTGAACGGCTCGAACAGACGGTCCGTGGCGATCATCGCCCCGATCGGCGAGTACCCGGAGGTCATGCCCTTGGCACAGGTGATGATGTCCGGCTGGTATCCGAAATCCTCGCAGGCGAACATCGATCCGATACGGCCGAAGGCGCAGATCACCTCGTCGGACACCAGCAGCACGTCGTACTCGTCGCAGATTTCCCGCACCCGCTCGAAGTAGCCGGGCGGGGGCGGGAAGCAACCGCCCGCGTTCTGCACAGGCTCGAGGAAGACCGCCGCGACCGTGTCGGGTCCCTCGAATTCGATCGCCTCGGCGATCCGGTCGGCACAGTAGCGCCCGAACGCCTTGGGATCGTGGGCGTATGCCTCCGGGGCCCGATAGAAGTTGGTGTTCGGTGCGCGGAATCCGCCCGGGGTCAGCGGTTCGAAGGGTGCCTTGAACGCCGGCAGACCGGTGATGGCCAATGCGCCCTGCGGGGTTCCGTGATACGCGATGGCGCGCGAAATCACCTTGTGCTTACCAGGTTTACCGGTCAGCTTGAAGAACTGTTTGGCCAGCTTCCACGCGCTTTCCACCGCTTCTCCCCCGCCCGTGGTGAAGAAGACGCGGTTCAGGTCGCCCGGGGCGTACCCGGCGATCCGATCGGCCAGCTCGATCGCGGTCGGGGTGGCGTAGGACCACAGCGGGAAGAACGCGAGCTTCTCGGCTTGCCGGGCGGCGGCCTCCGCCAGTTCGGTGCGGCCGTGCCCGGCCTGCACGACGAACAATCCCGAAAGACCGTCGAGATAACTCTTACCGCGGTCATCCCAGATCCGCACGCCCTCACCGCGCGTGATGATGGGCGGCGATATGCCCTCACCGTGGCGGGCGAAGTGGCCCCACAGATGGCGGGACGCCTTTTCCTG
This genomic window from Mycobacteroides chelonae contains:
- a CDS encoding saccharopine dehydrogenase family protein is translated as MRILIVGAGGVGSAAAFIAARREFFEALVIADYDMARAQAVVDRLGDPRFTAARIDASSADDVAALCREHRITHALNAVDPRFVMSVFDGCFAAGVTYLDMAMSLSHRHPERPYELPGVMLGDEQFAAAEKWEAAGLLALVGIGVEPGLSDVFARYAADHLFSEIDELGTRDGSNLEVQGYRFAPSFSIWTTIEECLNPPLIWERNKGFFTTEPFSEPEVFDFPGGIGPVECVNVEHEEVVLMPRWVNARRVTFKYGLGAEFINVLRTLRLVGLDSTDPVSVHADGRAAAVSPRDVVAACLPDPAGLGHLMRGATCAGLWVTGTGKDGKPREVYLHHVVDNEWTMARDGAQCVVWQTAVNPVVALELLAEGAWSGTGVLGPEAFDSLPFLDRLNTFGAPWGMQDRLAA
- a CDS encoding aspartate aminotransferase family protein, whose amino-acid sequence is MTTVDVAHEISGDLQEKASRHLWGHFARHGEGISPPIITRGEGVRIWDDRGKSYLDGLSGLFVVQAGHGRTELAEAAARQAEKLAFFPLWSYATPTAIELADRIAGYAPGDLNRVFFTTGGGEAVESAWKLAKQFFKLTGKPGKHKVISRAIAYHGTPQGALAITGLPAFKAPFEPLTPGGFRAPNTNFYRAPEAYAHDPKAFGRYCADRIAEAIEFEGPDTVAAVFLEPVQNAGGCFPPPPGYFERVREICDEYDVLLVSDEVICAFGRIGSMFACEDFGYQPDIITCAKGMTSGYSPIGAMIATDRLFEPFNDGKTTFPHGYTFGGHPVSAAVALANLDIFEREGLNDRVHENAPVFRATLEKLHDLPIVGDVRGEGYFYGIELVKDKTTKETFSGEESERLLRGFLSAALWDAGLYCRADDRGDPVIQLAPPLISGKQEFDAIEQILRGVLTEAWARL